The genomic window GGCGTGCACATTCCGAGGGATGTGGCCATCGTTGGTTTTGACGACATCGAGATTGCCGAGCTGTTAGGGCTGACCACCATGCGTCAGCCTATGCTTGAGATGGGGCGTCTGGCAGTGGGACGCTTGGCGGAGCGCATTGGTGAACCAGAGGCGCCGCGGTACGTGCGGACCTTCGCCCCGAGCTTGGTGGTGCGCCAGAGCTGCGGTGCCCTCATGTCGGTCCGTCCCGCTATGGCAAGCGTGATGTGAGAGGCTTGTCGGCGAAGAGAAGCGGCCGTAAGCAAAACTTGGAGCGGGCACGATGAACAAACTGCGAGTTTGGATCCGGAACGGCGCGGTGGGCCTGCTGGTGCTCAGTGTGACCTTGGCCTCAGCAGGCACCACGGGCAAGATCGCCGGAACGGTGGTGGACGCCGACACCGGCGAACCCCTGCCTGGGGTCAATGTCATTCTCGAGGGGACCACGATGGGGGCTGCCACCGACATGGCAGGACGGTACGTGGTGCTCTTTGTCCCTCCAGGCATCTACACCCTCCGCGCCAGCATGATCGGCTACTCGGCGATGCGTGTGGAGAACGTACGCGTCTCCATTGACCTCACCACTGAAATCAATTTCAAGCTCAAAAGCGCGGTTCTGGAGCTCGGTGAGGCAGTGACCATCGTGGCCGAGCGCCCCATGGTGGTCAAGGACCTGACGGCCAGCACTGCGGTGATGGGGGGCGAGGAGATCAAGGCCTTGCCCGTGACCGAGGTCCATGAGGCGCTGGCGCTGACTGCGGGGTTGGTGCGAGACGCGGGCGGGGGGTTGCACATCCGCGGTGGCCGATCCGGGGAAATTAGCTACTGGATCGACGGCATCCCCGTAACGGACGTCTACGATGGCGGCACGGTGGTGGACGTCAACAAGAACATGGTGCAGGAACTCCAGGTGGTGAGCGGCGCCTTCAACGCAGAGTACGGACAGGCTATGTCGGGCATCGTCAACATTTCTACGAAGGAGGGCGGAAACACCTTCGGCGGCTCGTTCACCACCTACGCGGGCGACCATCTAAGCACCCATGACAAGATCTTCCCTTACATCAAGAACATCAACCCGCTGGCCATCCGCAATGTAGAGGGAAGCCTTGAGGGGCCCATCCTGAGGGACAAGCTCTCCTACTTTGTGAACGCCCGCTACATCCATTTTGACGGTTGGTTGTATGGGCAGCGCCGGTATCAGCCCCACGCGGTGACCGTCGGCGTGGTACTACCGGAGCAGGTGGTGGAAGAGAATTTCCCCGAGTTCCTGTCCGAGAGTCGGGTAGTGGCACCAGGGCAACGCGGCTTTCAGTACGTGCTCGGCACCAATGCCATTATCGATTCGGTACTGACGCAGAACGAACTGCGGGCGCGGAACATCAGCGCGGACTCTTTCGCCGTTTACTACCAGAGGCTGCGTTCGGCGCACCAAAATGGGCGTGGCGATGGTGCTTTTGTGCCCATGAACTGGAACCGCAAACTCTACCTCCAGGGCAAACTCATGTACCGACCGGTGCCCTGGTTGCAGCTTGCCTACAACGTCATCCTCGACGATGTTGATTACCAGGACTATCAGCGCGACTACAAATACAACCCTGACGGTCAGCTGCAGCGCTTTAGGACTGGTCTAACCCACATTTTCAAAGCCACTCACCTGGTATCCTCCAAGACCTTCTACACCTTTGGCTTCTCGCAATTCAGCAAGGTATACAAGAGCTGGACCTACGAAGACCCCTACGACCCCCATTATGTGCATCCGGACGTGGGATTGCAGGGGGCCTATAGCTTCAAGACTGGGGGCACCGACAACTGGCGCTTTGAGCGGCGCACCGACACCTACCTGGCCAAATTCGATCTGACCAGTCAGGTGACCGTCACCCACCAGCTCAAGGGCGGGCTTGAGTTTCGCAAGCACAAGGTGTACCAGCGGGACGTCGCTCTGCAGCCGGTCCTTGCCCAGTCGGCCATCGACCTCCTTTTCCAGAGTCCCTTTATCGCCACGCGCGTCCTGCCCGACTCGACCATCTACGCCAGCCAATACACGCACCGCCCCACGGAGTTCTCCGCCTACCTGCAGGACAAGATGGAATTCAAAAACTTTATCGTCAATTTCGGCCTGCGCATGGACTACTTCGAGCCGGACGGGGTGGTGTTGGCTGATGAGACGGACCCAACCATTTACAACCCCATCAAGCCCCAGAACCGGTATCACGATTGGGGCAGCGACGGGCAGCCTGGCACGCATGACCTGGACGGCAGCGAAGGTAATGGCATTTGGGACCCGGGTGAGCCGGCGGTAACCCTGGCCGAGCGACAACAGTATTGGTACAAGCGGGCCAGTGCTAAGGTGCAAGTCAGTCCCCGGCTTGGGGTCTCCTTTCCGATCACCGATAGGGGCGTGATTCACTTCTCCTACGGTCACTTCTTCCAGATTCCGCGTTTCGAGCGCCTGTACCAGAACCCCGATTTCGAGCTGGGAACAGGCACAGGGAATTTGGGTGTGATCGGCAACGCCGACCTAAAGCCTGAGCAGACGGTGAGCGGCGAGATCGGGTTGCAGCAGCAGCTGACCGAGGACCTCACGTTGCACCTTACCGGCTACTTCCGGGACGTGCGCAATCTGGCTGGCACCCAGGCAGAGGAGATCGTCCTCTTTGGTGGTTTTGGGCGATACAGCAAACTGGTCAACAGCGACTTTGGTTTTATCAGGGGCATTATCGTGTCGCTGAACAAGCGATTTGCGGGTGGCTTGGCCGCATCGCTGGACTATACCATGCAGATCGCCAAGGGGACAGCCTCCGACCCAGAACAAGCCCGGAATGCGTTGAGCGGCGGTGCGTTGCCAGAGGTGCAACTGACTCCCCTGGACTGGGACCAACGGCACACTCTGAACGCAACTTTGTCCTACGCGGGTCGAGGCTATGGCGCAAGTCTTGTTGGTCAATTGGGCAGCGGGCTGCCCTATACGCCCAGATCCACCGCGGATATTTCCACCTTGCTCACCAACAGCCAGCGCAAACCAGGTAACCTCAACGTCGACTTGCGCGCCTACAAAGAGTTCAGGCTGAAACCCGGCATGCTGACGCTTTTTGTGCGGGTGTTCAATCTCCTCGACCGCCTGAACGAGGTCAACGTTTACAACGACACAGGACGGGCTGGCTTTACGTACGACGAGGCGGTGGCCAGGTCGAGCAATCCTTTGCAGCTGGTGAACACGCTGGAGGACTGGTTTACCAATCCGACCCACTACTCCGAACCTCGCAGAGTAGAGGTGGGCGTGACACTTGACTTTGGCCAGGCGCGGTAAGGACGCGGTGCAGCGCGGAGAGTAGTCATGAAGAGAGGAATAGGAATTCTGGCAGCGCTCTTAGCAACGGTGGCGCTGACCCTCGAAACAGATGTTCAGGCGCAGAGTGGCCGACAGTACCGTCGCGATGCAGTGATGCGGGGGAATCTGGTGAAGACGGTCTTCGGCAACTGGGGGGTTATCGGGCAACCGGCGCAGCGTGGCAAACGTGGCGCCTGGATTTACGACGACAACGGCTACATTGGCGACGTCAGCCCGCTCGTGGGTGCAGAGGTCGTATGGGAAGGCAAGACCTTCCACTCGGTGGTCGTGTGCCCGGTGGACCGACCCACCACTCAGCATGAGCTTTCGCCTTCAGGCACCTACTGGGGCTTAGAACCTGTCGCTGGCTACTTCAACGAGTACGTCCAGAGTGTGGCGCTGTACAGCGACCCCAGGACCTGGCCGCCCGTGTGGCCGGACAAGATGAATGACCCGTACGACCCCGGGTGGCCGGGCTCCTGGAACGGCTTTTTCGGCAAGACGACCACGGCCTCGGAGGAGTGCTTCTTTGTGATGGATGACCAGAACGACGAAGAGTTCAATGTGGCCGCATACAATCGCTGGGGCGTGGCCTTCAAGCCGGACGCGCGCAACCCAAACCGGAACGGACTGGGACTGCAGGTTAAGGTGCGCGGCATGCAGTGGTCGGACTTTTTGGCCCAGGACTGCATCTTCTGGCTTTATGAGATCACCAATACCGGCACCACCGACTACAGCAAGGTGGTGTTCGGCATGCTGGTGGGCACCTATGTGGGCGTGACCTCCACCGAGGACTATCGGGAGTACGACGACGATTACTCCTTTTTCGATGTGGAAAAGGACATGACCTACACCGCCGACTTTGACGACAACTGCAGCCGCAACCCGCGCTGGACCGGACCCGTAGGCGTGGTAGGGTACGCCTTTCTTGAGAGCCCTGGCAACGGCTACGATGGAATCGATAATGATGGGGATGCGGAGGACAATCCCTTCATTCCCGCAACCGGACCGCTTTTTGTGCAAGCGGACTTCCAGAAACGCGTGATTCGGGCCGGCGACAAGGTGGTGGTCATCGACGACGACTATGAGCGCAGAGTCGTCCTGGTGCCGCCTCACGACACCACGTTTGTTACGCGCGGCAGCGCGCGGGGGGTGCCCTATTTGGTCCAGGTGCGGCCAGGAGTCACCGAGTTGGTGGAGGGCAACGTGGTCATCCAGGACGGCATGGAGGTGGTCAATCCCAATGCGTACGATGGTATCGACAACGACCTGGATGGGCTGATTGACGAGAACTACTATCTGCACTACTATCAGATCCGCAAGGACCGCACGGGAAAGGTACTCATCGACCGCTTTAACCCGGTGCGTCACAAGGACTACATAAATGGCCTCGGGTTGAATGACCCGCTCATCGACGAACGGCGTGATGATGGGATCGACAACGACGGGGACTGGAACCCGGAGTTTGACGACGTGGGGGCGGATGGCGTACCGGGCACGAACGATCCGGGTGAAGGGGACGGCAGGCCCACTCCAGGTGAGCCCAACTTCGATCAGACGGACGTGGATGAGTCTGACCAGATTGGCTTGACCAGCTTTGAGTACTTCACCCCTGCGCGTGCTTTCTCCATGGCCGATGATGAGGACTTGTGGCGGCGGCTGGCCCCTGGCTACTTCGAGGTTCCCTCTTCGATCGTCAACAACAAGCCGGAGCGCGGCGAGGACGGCGACTTTATCTACGGGTCCGGTTACTTTCCGCTCCGGGCAGGGGAAACACAGCGCTTTTCCCTGGCCCTTGTTTACGGCGAAGGCGGTGGTCCGCAGGTGGACATTGCCGACCTGCTGAAGAATCGCGAGACGGTGCAGAAGATCTACAACAGCGACTATCGGTTCCCGCCGCCCCCGGAGAAGCCGACGCTGACGGTTGTCCCCGGCGATGGCAAGGTGACCCTTTACTGGGATCGCCGCGCGGAGGAATCGGTGGATCCTGTGCTCAAGGTGAAAGATTTTGAGGGGTACAAGATCTACCGGGCTACGGACCACAATTTCAACGAGGTCTTTGGGGTCACCGATGCCGACGGCCGTCCCATCCAGTACAAGCCTATTGCCCAGTTTGATCTGAAAAATGGCGTCAAGGGTTATTTCCGAGGGAGCGCTGAGCTCTTCCAACAGAGCCATGGCGCTTCCTTTTACTTGGGCAACGACACGGGCCTGGAGCACAGTTTTGTGGACTATGATGTGGAAAATGGCCGCCGCTACTTCTATGCGGTGGTGGCGTACGACCGCGGCGATGAGAGTT from candidate division KSB1 bacterium includes these protein-coding regions:
- a CDS encoding carboxypeptidase-like regulatory domain-containing protein, with the translated sequence MNKLRVWIRNGAVGLLVLSVTLASAGTTGKIAGTVVDADTGEPLPGVNVILEGTTMGAATDMAGRYVVLFVPPGIYTLRASMIGYSAMRVENVRVSIDLTTEINFKLKSAVLELGEAVTIVAERPMVVKDLTASTAVMGGEEIKALPVTEVHEALALTAGLVRDAGGGLHIRGGRSGEISYWIDGIPVTDVYDGGTVVDVNKNMVQELQVVSGAFNAEYGQAMSGIVNISTKEGGNTFGGSFTTYAGDHLSTHDKIFPYIKNINPLAIRNVEGSLEGPILRDKLSYFVNARYIHFDGWLYGQRRYQPHAVTVGVVLPEQVVEENFPEFLSESRVVAPGQRGFQYVLGTNAIIDSVLTQNELRARNISADSFAVYYQRLRSAHQNGRGDGAFVPMNWNRKLYLQGKLMYRPVPWLQLAYNVILDDVDYQDYQRDYKYNPDGQLQRFRTGLTHIFKATHLVSSKTFYTFGFSQFSKVYKSWTYEDPYDPHYVHPDVGLQGAYSFKTGGTDNWRFERRTDTYLAKFDLTSQVTVTHQLKGGLEFRKHKVYQRDVALQPVLAQSAIDLLFQSPFIATRVLPDSTIYASQYTHRPTEFSAYLQDKMEFKNFIVNFGLRMDYFEPDGVVLADETDPTIYNPIKPQNRYHDWGSDGQPGTHDLDGSEGNGIWDPGEPAVTLAERQQYWYKRASAKVQVSPRLGVSFPITDRGVIHFSYGHFFQIPRFERLYQNPDFELGTGTGNLGVIGNADLKPEQTVSGEIGLQQQLTEDLTLHLTGYFRDVRNLAGTQAEEIVLFGGFGRYSKLVNSDFGFIRGIIVSLNKRFAGGLAASLDYTMQIAKGTASDPEQARNALSGGALPEVQLTPLDWDQRHTLNATLSYAGRGYGASLVGQLGSGLPYTPRSTADISTLLTNSQRKPGNLNVDLRAYKEFRLKPGMLTLFVRVFNLLDRLNEVNVYNDTGRAGFTYDEAVARSSNPLQLVNTLEDWFTNPTHYSEPRRVEVGVTLDFGQAR